One genomic region from Colletotrichum lupini chromosome 7, complete sequence encodes:
- a CDS encoding zinc carboxypeptidase: protein MKSLAALSTLVAAATAASVAGASSKRVSYDGTKVFRLSVGDEVDRVNGVVDKLQLTTWKGAPRAGAFADIVVPATEVESFKAEVAGMNLTTMHEDLGASIADESGFSVYAVGSANATWFNSYHAYADHLQFLKDLVSSYPSNAEIVTSGSSLQGNAITGIHIYGTSKGTKPAVVFHSTVHAREWISTMANEYIAWNLLSKYSSDTEIKSFVDKYDFYIFPVVNPDGFIYTQTTNRLWRKNRQSTSGSTCIGHDINRNWPFQWSVTGGASTDPCAEDFKGLSQGDAPETAALSAWLAKTKSAQGLKLFIDFHAYSQLFMTPYGYSCTAVSAKNTELQSLAKGAVAAIKAVHGTSYQYGPICTTIYKATGSSVDYVNDVVKADYTFTQELRDTGNYGFVLPAAQIVPTSEETYAGVRYLLQNMK from the exons ATGAAGTCCCTCGCCGCCCTCTCCAccctcgtcgccgccgcGACCGCCGCCTCAGTCGCCGGCGCGAGCTCCAAGCGCGTGAGCTACGACGGCACCAAGGTCTTCCGCCTCTCTGTCGGAGACGAGGTCGACAGGGTCAATGGCGTCGTCGACAAGCTCCAGCTGACGACCTGGAAGGGCGCCCCGAGAGCCGGTGCCTTCGCTGACATCGTCGTTCCAGCCACCGAGGTCGAATCGTTCAAGGCTGAGGTTGCCGGCATGAACCTCACCACCATGCACGAGGATCTCGGCGCCTCAATCGCAGATGAGTCTGGCTTCTCTGTCTACGCTG TCGGCTCCGCCAACGCGACCTGGTTCAACTCGTACCACGCGTACGCCGACCACCTTCAGTTCCTCAAGGACCTGGTCTCCTCGTACCCCAGCAACGCCGAGATCGTCACCTCGGGCTCCTCCCTCCAGGGCAACGCCATCACTGGCATCCACATCTACGGCACCTCAAAGGGTACCAAGCCCGCCGTGGTCTTCCACAGCACCGTCCACGCCAGAGAGTGGATCAGCACCATGGCCAACGAGTACATTGCCTGGAACCTCCTGAGCAAGTACTCCTCCGACACGGAGATCAAGAGCTTCGTCGACAAGTACGACTTCTACATCTTCCCCGTTGTCAACCCTGACG GCTTCATCTACACCCAAACCACCAACCGTCTCTGGCGCAAGAACCGTCAGAGCACCTCCGGCAGCACCTGCATCGGCCACGACATCAACCGCAACTGGCCCTTCCAATGGTCCGTCACCGGCGGTGCCTCCACCGACCCCTGCGCCGAGGACTTCAAGGGCCTCTCCCAGGGCGACGCCCCCGAGACTGCCGCTCTCTCCGCCTGGCTCGCAAAGACCAAGTCCGCCCAGGGCCTCAAGCTCTTCATCGACTTCCACGCCTACTCCCAGCTCTTCATGACCCCCTACGGCTACTCCTGCACCGCCGTCTCCGCCAAGAACACTGAGCTCCAGTCCCTTGCCAAGGGTGCCGTCGCCGCCATCAAGGCTGTCCACGGTACTTCGTACCAGTACGGTCCCATCTGCACCACCATCTACAAGGCGACCGGCAGCAGTGTCGACTACGTCAACGATGTTGTCAAGGCCGATTACACTTTCACTCAGGAGCTTCGTGACACGGGTAACTACGGCTTCGTCTTGCCCGCTGCCCAGATTGTGCCTACCAGCGAGGAGACCTACGCTGGTGTCCGCTACTTGCTCCAGAACATGAAGTAA
- a CDS encoding endo-beta-1 codes for MRRLSSLSALLAALAIPLSTFAELTRRELQPLPLSVRDRDIVDARNATVALVGVNWAGHERTMLPEGLQYQSIAHIVKRIAETGFNSVRLTFATEMVDDIVDRGGDVDLKTTLQNALGPENGTAILKQILKNNPSFSESSKRLDVWDAVAAELGRQKIYVHLDNHVSKAGWCCTPYDGNGWFGDTNFNTSNWVRGLSYMAEHGKASNWTTFISMGLRNELRDPFSASPPHSLENTTWTTWKTRMVQGANAIHAANPDVLIFFGGRIFDFDISAPVQGEFASEPGFNFSIAEFSFKNKFVFEQHQYDQGLVDDSCTSYRDILTAFGSDVMTIGNNGTTNGTMTNGTMTNGTMTNGTSNRAPLVMTEWGHDQTDESGAFKDKFRRCLVDFMVDRQISWMVWVMGGSYYTREGVQDKDEPWGESTFFVEEMSMIANVSMIAILDHNWDAYRGKASIRQLQHDMERTYEAFHQSMPDAGRSPGNQPKSVATSFSYSVSLATLIGIVVAGILA; via the exons ATGCGTCGACTCTCAAGTCTATCGGCGCTGCTAGCAGCCCTAGCAATCCCGCTCTCTACCTTCGCCGAGCTCACTCGCCGCGAGCTCCAACCTCTCCCGCTCTCCGTCCGTGACCGTGACATCGTCGATGCCCGCAACGCAACGGTCGCCCTCGTTGGCGTGAACTGGGCAGGACACGAGCGGACCATGCTGCCCGAGGGACTGCAATACCAGTCCATCGCCCACATCGTCAAGCGCATCGCCGAAACCGGCTTCAATTCTGTTAGGCTAACGTTCGCCACCGAAATGGTGGATGACATTGTCGACCGGGGCGGCGATGTAGATCTCAAGACGACGCTCCAGAATGCGCTGGGCCCGGAGAATGGTACGGCTATCTTGAAGCAGATTCTCAAGAATAATCCATCTTTTAGCGAGAGTTCGAAGAGGCTTGATGTGTGGGATGCTGTTGCGGCGGAGCTGGGCAGACAGAAGATCTACGTGCATCTTGATAATCATGTTTCCAAGGCCGGCTGGTGTTGTACGCCGTATGATGGGAACGGGTGGTTCGGTGACACGAACTTCAATACATCTAACTGGGTTCGCGGGTTATCCTATATGGCAGAGCAT GGGAAAGCTTCAAATTGGACAACCTTCATCAGCATGGGTCTCCGCAACGAACTCCGCGACCCCTTTTCCGCATCCCCCCCTCATAGCCTGGAGAACACGACCTGGACGACGTGGAAGACCCGCATGGTGCAAGGCGCGAACGCAATTCACGCCGCCAACCCAGACGTTCTCATCTTCTTTGGCGGGCGCATCTTTGACTTTGACATTTCGGCACCCGTGCAAGGGGAGTTTGCTAGCGAGCCCGGGTTCAACTTCTCCATTGCCGAGTTCTCGTTCAAGAACAAGTTCGTATTTGAGCAGCATCAGTATGACCAAGGGCTTGTTGATGACTCATGCACGAGTTATCGGGATATCTTGACGGCGTTTGGGTCCGATGTTATGACTATTGGGAATAACGGGACGACGAACGGTACCATGACGAACGGGACTATGACGAACGGGACTATGACGAACGGGACGAGTAATCGAGCGCCGTTGGTTATGACGGAGTGGGGACATGATCAGACCGACGAAAGCGGCGCGTTCAAGGATAAGTTCCGAAGATGCCTGGTTGACTTTATGGTTGACCGGCAAATTAGCTGGATGGTATGGGTCATGGGTGGAAGTTACTACACGCGTGAAGGTGTGCAAGACAAGGATGAGCCTTGGGGTGAGTCTACTTTCTTCGTCGAGGAGATGTCGATGATTGCTAACGTCTCTATGATAGCCATTCTTGACCACAACTGGGATGCTTACCGCGGGAAAGCTTCTATCCGACAACTCCAGCATGACATGGAGAGGACGTACGAGGCCTTCCATCAGTCTATGCCTGATGCTGGAAGAAGTCCAGGGAATCAGCCAAAGAGTGTCGCAACGTCCTTCTCGTACAGCGTGTCTTTGGCTACTTTGATAGGCATCGTCGTAGCAGGTATCTTGGCTTAG
- a CDS encoding amidohydrolase produces the protein MTASTHVVFQNGKIFRSNKAPAGQRSEANFAEALVIKDGIITFVGDASASEVKSAIDAGAEVRDVGGHTLLPGLVDGHIHLTQLGQALLKLSLAHCKTLEDIRTTIRDHAAAHPEAERIFCSGWMHFMTPEGPLASLLDDLDPRPILITAKDLHSTWCNTAALKDLDLENEPDPPGGEIVRDPKTGKPSGLLSEAASMKFIPLYMARTSTLQDRIAAIETAINDYTAAGFTGLIDMAMEEDGWTALQEYRKQEKAAGRPFPIRFAAYWMILPKDDDAENIKQVERAAELAREFNLETDPDCRLVGIKLVCDGIIDGCTASLKEPYSHNGDNCDPVWSQRYMAPVVQAATKHGLQVALHAIGDRTVADAIDVLEAHVGPKHRPRIEHLEVTTAEDAKRLGKLGITASVQPVHSDPAILRAWPTLIGEHRCGRAFAYSDFADGGAHVAIGSDAPTAPHHVIDNLYIATTRRSAREPELETVVNPQHGE, from the exons ATGACGGCTTCAACACACGTCGTCTTCCAGAACGGAAAGATCTTTAGGTCAAACAAAGCACCTGCAGGTCAGCGTTCTGAAGCCAACTTTGCAGAAGCGCTGGTGATTAAAGATGGCATCATCACTTTTGTCGGTGACGCCTCCGCATCTGAGGTGAAGTCCGCAATCGACGCTGGCGCAGAGGTCCGCGATGTAGGCGGCCACACTCTCCTCCCCGGCCTCGTTGACGGACACATCCACTTGACGCAACTCGGTCAGGCGCTTCTCAAGCTGAGCCTCGCCCACTGCAAGACTCTCGAGGACATCCGAACCACAATCAGAGACCACGCCGCCGCCCACCCGGAAGCCGAACGCATCTTCTGTAGCGGATGGATGCACTTCATGACACCCGAGGGGCCCCTCGCCTCCCTCCTCGACGACCTCGACCCCCGACCTATCCTCATCACCGCAAAGGACTTGCACTCGACGTGGTGTAACACCGCCGCTCTCAAGGACCTGGATCTCGAGAACGAGCCCGACCCGCCCGGGGGCGAGATTGTTCGCGATCCGAAGACGGGTAAACCTAGCGGTCTTCTATCCGAGGCGGCGAGCATGAAGTTCATCCCCCTCTACATGGCCCGCACCTCGACTCTCCAGGATCGCATCGCCGCTATCGAGACGGCCATCAACGACTACACGGCCGCAGGCTTCACCGGTCTCATCGACATGGCCATGGAAGAGGACGGCTGGACGGCGCTGCAGGAGTACCGCAAGCAGGAAAAGGCAGCGGGCCGCCCGTTCCCCATCCGCTTCGCGGCCTACTGGATGATCCTCCCCAAGGACGACGACGCCGAGAACATTAAGCAGGTCGAGCGCGCCGCGGAGCTGGCCCGCGAGTTCAACCTCGAGACGGACCCGGACTGCCGCCTTGTCGGCATCAAGCTCGTCTGCGACGGCATCATTGACGGCTGCACGGCGAGTTTGAAGGAACCCTACAGCCACAACGGCGACAACTGCGACCCCGTCTGGTCGCAGCGGTACATGGCACCCGTGGTACAAGCAGCCACCAAACATGGGTTGCAGGTCGCGCTCCACGCTATCGGCGACCGCACCGTCGCGGACGCGATCGACGTGCTGGAGGCGCACGTCGGACCGAAACACCGCCCGCGCATCGAACACCTCGAAGTCACAACCGCCGAGGACGCGAAGCGCCTAGGAAAACTCGGCATCACGGCCTCCGTGCAGCCCGTCCACTCGGACCCAGCGATCCTCCGCGCCTGGCCGACGCTGATCGGGGAACACCGGTGCGGGCGGGCGTTTGCGTACAGCGATTTCGCTGACGGTGGCGCGCACGTGGCGATTGGGTCGGATGCGCCGACGGCGCCGCATCATGTGATTGATAACTTGTACATTGCCACGACGCGGCGGTCTGCGCGGGAGCCGGAGCTGGAGACGGTTGTGAATCCGCA ACATGGTGAATAG
- a CDS encoding fungal specific transcription factor domain-containing protein, translating into MQGASGANRERYFRSPCLFPLFPDPTPPSPGLLSPDSRLFPGYLGSVHGTAPDPCPIRCSRTFPCTNCSTASAKCEFRESDFKRPPVSREYVAALESRIASLESLLGNLKAADGDERNQILDDLEVQDYVPSFSGLPLADEIAHDQGFVSGND; encoded by the exons ATGCAAGGTGCAAGCGGTGCCAACAGAGAAAGGTACTTTCGCTCTCCGTGTTTGTTCCCCCTTTTCCCTGACCCGACTCCGCCCTCCCCCGGCCTACTTTCCCCCGACTCTCGGCTTTTCCCCGGGTACTTGGGATCCGTACACGGCACCGCTCCGGATCCGTGTCCG ATCCGCTGCTCCCGCACCTTTCCATGCACAAACTGTTCCACAGCATCCGCCAAATGCGAGTTCCGCGAGAGCGACTTCAAGCGGCCGCCCGTGTCCCGTGAGTATGTCGCGGCTCTCGAGTCACGCATCGCCTCGCTCGAGAGCTTGCTGGGCAACCTCAAGGCCGCCGACGGCGATGAGCGCAACCAAATCCTCGACGACCTCGAGGTCCAAGACTATGTGCCCTCCTTTTCCGGCCTGCCCTTGGCGGATGAAATTGCGCATGACCAAGGCTTCGTTTCAGGAAATGACTGA
- a CDS encoding fungal specific transcription factor domain-containing protein yields MIYHGPTSIFQNEVSTSMYPTSSSTASKPSAFHEDKANLTNHTMRLCIGLFFFWQYPLFMFIDREAFIQEFEENPVDGNFCSPPLIYACAALGALMSKDPEVRSRAQEFANTAQTILTTDELGISRPTSVQAWLCLAYYETGLSNMSKSWLYTGMAFRMGQDLGLQRDPTHWGPEEKPNEANPFPFNNEFRRRIYWGSFLTDKMFSLFLGRPTFMYENDADVNINEPLPHDPPIWENWLFSHDLGFLKTMRPAGPKLTLLFNQQIELARIVHDMLSQTFAPKKMKDPAARRWNEVSLNKLNARLVAWHEALPTNMRWKKWFTNKDILQPNVSILHMFYHSARICLNLPFLASVRHIPSTADLADNDDDDPETSSNNPIIKSLRICQSSAQGIADVLQRFKSQHTLGNAPLIFVGATIVATNAVLVTTRRQMGGGGVPQLMKDTLLPVFDGALEDMSASYKLAEEARAKVRVALSTKEQHRYDAGGGQQSEVVPVGVDGEAARSDEPVAVVVDPALSGSVPRPVSTAIGSGSTTETAEIPSFMSPEQQGWQPLSVLDGETAFWGNLGNDIFAGSELEYLDGVTEFDWTDRPPIP; encoded by the exons ATGATCTACCACGGGCCAACAAGCATATTCCAAAACGAAGTCAGCACCTCCATGTACCCAACCAGCTCCTCCACCGCCTCGAAGCCCTCGGCCTTCCACGAGGACAAGGCCAACCTGACCAATCATACCATGCGCCTCTGCATCggcctctttttcttctggCAGTACCCGCTCTTCATGTTCATCGACCGGGAAGCTTTCATCCAAGAATTCGAAGAGAACCCCGTCGACGGCAATTTTTGTTCGCCGCCCTTGATCTACGCATGTGCCGCTCTGGGTGCGCTCATGTCCAAGGATCCGGAAGTCCGGTCCAGGGCACAGGAGTTCGCGAACACGGCGCAGACCATCTTGACCACGGATGAACTGGGTATTTCGAGGCCGACCTCGGTGCAAGCGTGGTTGTGTCTTGCGTACTATGAAACTGGTTTGAGTAACATGTCCAAGTCGTGGCTGTACACAG GCATGGCCTTCAGAATGGGTCAGGACCTTGGCTTGCAAAGAGACCCTACACACTGGGGCCCAGAAGAGAAGCCGAATGAGGCTAATCCATTCCCATTCAACAACGAGTTCCGACGCCGAATTTACTGGGGATCTTTCCTGACGGACAA GATGTTCAGCCTCTTCCTCGGTCGTCCAACATTTATGTACGAGAACGATGCCGACGTGAACATCAACGAACCTCTACC ACACGACCCTCCAATCTGGGAGAACTGGCTCTTCTCACACGACCTCGGCTTCCTCAAGACCATGCGCCCAGCCGGCCCAAAGCTAACGCTCCTCTTCAACCAGCAGATTGAATTGGCCCGCATAGTTCACGACATGCTATCCCAAACTTTCGCGCCCAAGAAGATGAAGGACCCAGCCGCGAGGAGGTGGAACGAGGTCTCCCTCAACAAACTCAACGCTCGTCTCGTCGCGTGGCACGAGGCGCTGCCTACCAACATGCGATGGAAGAAGTGGTTCACCAACAAAGACATCCTGCAGCCCAACGTGTCAATTCTACA CATGTTCTACCACAGCGCTCGCATCTGCCTCAACCTCCCCTTCCTAGCCTCCGTCCGGCACATTCCCTCCACCGCAGACCTAGCCGataacgacgacgacgaccccGAGACATCCTCAAACAACCCGATCATCAAGTCGCTCAGGATATGCCAGTCCTCCGCGCAAGGGATAGCTGACGTCCTACAGCGCTTTAAGAGCCAGCACACGCTTGGCAACGCGCCCCTGATCTTCGTTGGAGCCACCATCGTCGCGACGAATGCAGTGCTGGTGACGACGAGGCGCCAGATGGGAGGCGGAGGCGTTCCGCAGCTGATGAAAGACACATTGCTGCCCGTGTTCGACGGTGCGCTGGAAGACATGTCTGCTTCGTATAAACTTGCGGAGGAGGCTAGGGCCAAGGTCCGGGTTGCGTTGAGTACGAAGGAGCAGCATAGGTATGATGCGGGAGGAGGACAGCAGTCTGAGGTCGTGCCAGTTGGGGTGGATGGTGAGGCTGCTCGTAGCGATGAGCCGGTGGCAGTTGTGGTTGATCCGGCGCTCTCGGGCTCGGTCCCTCGTCCAGTATCGACGGCGATCGGTTCGGGCTCGACGACGGAGACAGCGGAGATTCCCAGCTTCATGAGTCCTGAGCAACAAGGGTGGCAGCCTCTGAGCGTGCTAGATGGAGAAACGGCTTTCTGGGGGAACCTTGGCAACGACATATTTGCAGGCTCAGAGTTGGAGTATCTCGACGGTGTGACGGAATTCGATTGGACTGACCGGCCGCCAATACCTTGA
- a CDS encoding hydantoinase/oxoprolinase, translated as MREGILMPCWPKIALLRSSFALFGSRVRSVLLVARAASTIPLKPRSQQRWSSKMSASDGTLVVGVDVGGTNTDSVLLDVSKSSTDAVVASHKAPTTSNVTHSVQATLKALLDKSTADPANITALAIGTTHFLNAIIERDTSRVEKIAVLRLASHNFSTGTPPFADWPSALKRIINGHSAIIPGGCNIDGTLIGPIDEESIREQARQIKSKGLKNVAVIGIGCSTDKDYHQEDEVRKILLSELGENVNIVLSHNIAGPGLLARENATILNASILNFAQRTIRAFIGAMRRIGLQCPLYLTSNAGHLLLFSEAMQAPIRIFSSGATNSIRGAAFLARDSIEKSGSIVVDIGGTTSDVGYLLSNGYPRLSKSYTALAGVKVNLEMPSVESIGLGGGSILHSADDGSVAVGPDSVGHDLITKALSFGGDITTATDVAVASGAKIGTTAVSLASDVVEKGKARIRKMLEAVIDRAKLSPEPCTVILVGGGSILCPSELTGVSKVVVPEHAGVANAIGASIAKIYGSAETIIHGSDIQGGITEVKARAIQNAVAKGGDESSVTVLHEEIAGVPYVENQTSIKIEVALPADHKRVYSEMVKTAAPDQLVDEEMFEETKKHEAEDAEDHPEDEVVDLKSYKPKVESNGLWTLSETDLRFLSIGCYILGCGGGGSPYAPYLQLKQLLAEGESMKIIRIEDLKDDEMMPPVASVGTPAVSIERPGGDGVWHAMQEMEKEMKTKFERLIATEIGGANGVATLIWGSSRYYDIPTVDGDMMGRAYPQFEMVSQYIHAKSVNELLPVTLCSGTGHNVVIPATQTDETSAGIAIRDACVAMGSAAGAAGRPIPGKLMREVGIPNTYSLAWRLGRVVALAQQAGTVSTVTKDIIEAAGGPGSARVLFQGKIRSVESTLTATAHSLGKVTVERLSESEMETETDHIGEGLKEVVVPFMNENLGVLGKGESGIETVLATVPDLIFLLDTSTGEAIGVQEYRYGLKVAVMIMAGHPLWATERALEIAGPKVFGLEHDYVPTLQYVKPVSVIEEFRHGCGGENCTNCQYKW; from the exons ATGAGGGAGGGCATCTTGATG CCCTGCTGGCCCAAGATCGCTTTGCTGAGATCAAGTTTCGCGCTCTTCGGAAGTAGAGTGAGGTCGGTGCTGCTGGTTGCGCGAGCTGCTTCCACTATTCCCCTCAAACCCCGCAGTCAACAACGCTGGTCAAGCAAGATGAGTGCATCAGACGGCACGTTGGTGGTGGGAGTCGACGTTGGAG GTACCAACACTGACAGCGTGCTCTTGGATGTCTCAAAGTCCAGCACGGATGCTGTTGTCGCATCTCACAAAGCCCCAACAACGTCAAACGTAACTCACTCCGTCCAGGCCACCTTGAAAGCTCTGCTGGACAAGTCAACCGCAGACCCCGCCAACATCACCGCGCTCGCCATCGGCACGACGCACTTCCTCAATGCCATTATTGAAAGAGACACATCCCGTGTGGAAAAGATTGCTGTCCTCCGCTTGGCATCTCACAACTTTTCAACAGGCACCCCACCTTTTGCGGACTGGCCCTCGGCATTGAAGCGCATCATCAACGGCCACTCGGCCATCATCCCCGGCGGCTGCAACATTGACGGCACTCTCATCGGGCCCATCGACGAGGAGTCTATTCGCGAGCAGGCGAGGCAGATTAAGTCCAAGGGGCTCAAGAACGTTGCAGTCATCGGCATCGGATGCAGTACTGACAAGGACTACCACCAGGAGGATGAGGTCCGCAAGATCCTGCTCAGCGAGCTGGGCGAAAATGTCAACATCGTCCTCTCGCACAATATCGCCGGACCGGGACTCCTTGCCCGCGAGAATGCGACGATTCTCAACGCCTCGATTCTAAACTTTGCGCAGCGCACCATCAGAGCCTTCATCGGCGCCATGCGACGCATCGGTCTCCAGTGCCCGCTGTACTTGACCTCCAATGCCGGCCACCTTCTGCTCTTCTCAGAAGCCATGCAGGCCCCTATCAGGATCTTCTCCTCGGGTGCAACAAATTCCATTCGAGGCGCTGCGTTCCTCGCCAGGGACTCGATAGAAAAGTCAGGGAGCATCGTCGTGGACATTGGCGGCACCACGTCCGACGTCGGATACCTGCTGAGCAACGGATACCCTAGATTGTCCAAGAGCTATACGGCACTGGCAGGCGTCAAGGTGAATCTGGAGATGCCTTCCGTCGAGAGCATCGGTCTGGGAGGAGGCTCTATTCTCCATAGCGCGGACGACGGCTCCGTAGCTGTTGGGCCTGATAGCGTAGGCCACGACCTCATTACCAAGGCCCTGTCCTTCGGAGGCGATATCACAACCGCTACGGATGTCGCAGTCGCGTCAGGTGCTAAGATTGGCACCACGGCTGTGTCTCTGGCGAGCGACGTTGTCGAAAAGGGCAAGGCGCGTATCCGCAAGATGCTCGAGGCCGTCATTGATCGCGCGAAGTTGTCTCCCGAACCCTGCACAGTCATCCTCGTCGGCGGTGGCTCGATTCTCTGCCCTTCGGAGCTCACAGGCGTCAGCAAGGTCGTAGTCCCTGAACACGCCGGTGTCGCGAATGCGATCGGCGCATCTATTGCCAAGATTTACGGCTCCGCTGAAACGATTATCCACGGCTCAGACATCCAAGGGGGCATCACAGAAGTCAAAGCCCGGGCTATCCAGAACGCAGTCGCCAAGGGCGGTGATGAGAGCTCCGTGACTGTCCTTCACGAGGAGATTGCGGGTGTTCCCTACGTCGAGAACCAGACGTCCATCAAGATTGAAGTTGCGCTGCCGGCAGACCATAAGCGCGTGTACTCGGAGATGGTGAAGACGGCCGCGCCTGACCAGCTGGTCGACGAGGAGATGTTCGAGGAGACCAAAAAGCACGAAGCCGAGGACGCGGAGGATCACCCGGAAGACGAGGTCGTTGACCTTAAGAGCTACAAGCCCAAGGTCGAATCTAACGGCTTGTGGACGCTCTCCGAGACTGATCTCAGGTTCTTGTCCATCGGGTGTTACATCCTAGgctgtggtggtggtggttctCCCTACGCCCCATACTTGCAGCTGAAGCAGTTGTTGGCCGAGGGCGAATCGATGAAGATTATTCGGATCGAGGACCTCAAGGACGACGAGATGATGCCGCCGGTCGCTAGCGTTGGCACGCCTGCTGTAAGTATCGAGCGGCCGGGTGGTGACGGAGTATGGCACGCGATGCAAGAGATGGAGAAAGAGATGAAGACCAAGTTCGAGAGGCTCATCGCCACGGAAATTGGCGGCGCCAACGGGGTCGCCACACTCATCTGGGGAAGCTCGCGCTACTACGACATCCCGACCGTCGACGGTGACATGATGGGACGCGCGTACCCCCAGTTCGAAATGGTCTCGCAATACATCCACGCCAAATCCGTCAACGAGCTCCTCCCCGTAACCCTTTGCAGCGGCACCGGCCACAATGTCGTCATCCCAGCTACCCAGACGGACGAGACCTCGGCCGGCATCGCCATCCGCGACGCCTGCGTGGCCATGGGCTCCGCCGCGGGCGCCGCGGGACGTCCGATCCCGGGTAAGCTGATGCGCGAGGTGGGTATTCCCAACACCTACTCGCTCGCGTGGCGTCTGGGTCGTGTGGTGGCGTTGGCGCAGCAGGCTGGTACGGTATCGACTGTCACAAAGGACATCATCGAGGCCGCGGGAGGGCCGGGAAGCGCGCGGGTGTTGTTCCAGGGTAAGATCCGGAGCGTGGAAAGCACGTTGACTGCGACGGCGCATAGTCTGGGCAAGGTCACTGTTGAGAGGCTTAGTGAGAGCGAGATGGAAACCGAGACGGATCATATTGGGGAGGGGTTGAAGGAGGTTGTTGTGCCGTTCATGAATGAGAACTTGGGGGTTTTGGGTAAGGGCGAGAGTGGCATCGAAACG GTTCTCGCTACCGTACCAGACCTCATCTTCCTCCTGGACACGTCGACCGGAGAAGCCATCGGCGTCCAGGAGTACCGGTACGGCCTCAAGGTCGCCGTCATGATCATGGCCGGACACCCGCTCTGGGCCACTGAACGAGCGCTCGAGATCGCGGGGCCTAAAGTCTTTGGGCTGGAACACGACTACGTCCCGACGCTGCAGTACGTGAAGCCCGTCAGCGTAATTGAGGAGTTCCGTCACGGGTGCGGCGGGGAGAATTGCACGAATTGCCAGTACAAGTGGTAA